One Nicotiana tomentosiformis chromosome 4, ASM39032v3, whole genome shotgun sequence genomic window carries:
- the LOC104106274 gene encoding GATA transcription factor 25-like, which translates to MNSHIQAMNVDNHFSAAGEEVPADRDKAVDDFPIGYEGEVGGVEVTMHHNYSVYSASDHVAFQNGEANLNQLTLSFRGQVFVFDGVTTHKVQSVFQLLGGFEYSPGMQAVGLSSPNQEDSVDYPLHCADPKRLESLIRFREKRKRRCYGKKIRYDVRQEVAFRMQRKNGQFARKGSGEPKPDDNPPEETWCVHCGTSSKDTPMMRRGPAGPRTLCNACGLTWANKGIMRNLYTASYDNTLLTELEDEDHRNHDYGAPPCSLSYQVSSSASDSSVLAARQRL; encoded by the exons ATGAATTCTCATATTCAAGCTATGAATGTGGATAACCATTTTTCCGCCGCCGGCGAGGAAGTTCCCGCCGACAGGGATAAGGCGGTTGACGACTTTCCGATTGGGTATGAAGGTGAGGTGGGTGGTGTTGAGGTTACAATGCATCATAATTACTCAGTTTATAGTGCTTCTGATCATGTTGCTTTTCAAAATGGAGAGGCTAATTTGAACCAGCTCACACTATCGTTTCGTGGCCAAGTTTTCGTTTTTGATGGCGTTACTACTCACAAG GTCCAATCGGTCTTTCAACTTTTAGGTGGATTTGAGTATTCTCCGGGCATGCAAGCTGTAGGTTTGTCAAGTCCAAATCAGGAG GACTCTGTGGACTATCCATTGCACTGTGCAGATCCAAAAAGACTTGAATCCCTCATTAGATTTCGTGAAAAGAGGAAAAGGCGATGCTATGGAAAGAAAATCAGATATGACGTCCGCCAAGAAGTTGCATTCAG GATGCAGCGCAAGAATGGACAATTTGCTCGAAAAGGTTCAGGTGAACCAAAACCGGATGACAACCCGCCAGAAGAAACTTG GTGTGTCCATTGCGGAACTAGTTCAAAGGATACACCTATGATGAGGCGTGGTCCTGCTGGCCCAAGGACTCTTTGCAATGCATGTGGCCTCACTTGGGCAAATAAG GGGATCATGAGGAATCTCTATACGGCATCCTATGACAATACTCTGCTCACAGAACTGGAG GATGAAGATCATAGAAACCATGACTATGGAGCTCCTCCCTGTTCCCTCTCTTATCAAGTTTCTTCCTCGGCCAGTGATTCCTCCGTTCTGGCAGCTCGACAAAGACTTTGA